One Thunnus albacares chromosome 12, fThuAlb1.1, whole genome shotgun sequence genomic region harbors:
- the znf622 gene encoding zinc finger protein 622 isoform X2 translates to MSSYTCISCRVAFADGEVQRAHYKTDWHRYNLKRKVADMPPVTAENFQERVLAQRAAAEQQLNDATVAEGCAVCNKKFSSANAYQNHLQSHKHQQAEKQALLAAQRKVEKMNEKNLEKGLGDEKPDHDARNEALQRALKEQQRSSPAKQGTAQTSQGAKRPGTEKPEKPPRMMWLEEQAKRREREEGATAEEDWEDVEEEEEDVDEMEDDDDEEDAEETMDQEEGDSAALSDPSPAALPGSIPVTDCLFCSHHSKSLMKNVAHMTKVHSFFLPDVEFLVDLKGLVRYLGEKIGAGNVCLWCNEKGRSFYSTEAVQSHMTDKSHCKLFTDGDAALEFADFYDFRSSYPDKKEAEDADMEDEELPDDKNLEYDDETLELTLPSGAKIGHRSLMRYYKQRFGNQRAVALTHNQNAVGRVLRQYKALGWGDAGNSSFHQKQRDMQYVQMMKSKWMLKMGMSHNATKQKHFRVQVMF, encoded by the exons ATGTCCTCCTACACCTGCATCAGCTGCCGAGTGGCTTTCGCAGATGGCGAGGTCCAGCGAGCGCACTACAAAACCGACTGGCACCGCTACAACCTGAAGCGCAAGGTGGCCGACATGCCACCCGTCACCGCCGAAAACTTCCAGGAGCGCGTCTTGGCGCAGCGGGCCGCCGCCGAACAGCAGCTGAACGACGCGACGGTCGCCGAGGGCTGCGCCGTCTGCAACAAGAAGTTCTCCAGCGCCAACGCCTACCAGAACCACCTGCAGTCCCACAAACACCAGCAGGCAGAGAAGCAGGCTTTGCTCGCCGCCCAGAGGAAAGTGGAGAAGATGAACGAGAAGAACCTGGAGAAGGGACTCGGTGACGAGAAGCCAGACCACGACGCCAGGAACGAGGCCCTGCAGCGGGCCCTGAAAGAGCAGCAGAGGTCGAGCCCGGCCAAGCAAGGGACGGCCCAGACGTCACAAGGAGCGAAGAGGCCGGGGACGGAGAAACCGGAGAAACCTCCCAGGATGATGTGGCTGGAGGAGCAAGctaagaggagagagagagaagagggagccACAGCTGAGGAAG ACTGGGAGGAcgttgaggaggaggaggaggatgttgaCGAGATGGAGGACGACGACGACGAAGAAGATGCAGAGGAGACGATGGATCAGGAGGAAGGAGACTCTGCGGCTCTGTCGGACCCCTCGCCCGCCGCTCTGCCGGGCTCCATCCCCGTCACAGACTGCCTGTTCTGCTCCCACCACTCCAAGTCACTCATGAAGAACGTCGCCCACATGACCAAAGTCCACAGCTTCTTCCTCCCCGACGTGGAGTTCCTCGTCGACCTCAAAGGCCTCGTCCGTTACCTGG GAGAGAAAATCGGCGCTGGGAACGTGTGTTTATGGTGTAACGAGAAGGGACGTTCGTTTTACTCGACAGAAGCGGTACAGAGTCACATGACAGACAAAAGCCACTGTAAACTCTTCACAGACGGCGACGCTGCCCTGGAGTTCGCAGACTTCTACGACTTCAG GAGCAGCTACCCCGACAAGAAGGAGGCAGAGGATGCTGACATGGAGGACGAAGAGCTGCCTGACGACAAGAACCTGGAGTACGACGACGAAACGCTGGAGCTGACTCTCCCTTCAG GCGCAAAGATTGGCCATCGCTCCCTCATGAGATACTACAAGCAGCGGTTTGGAAATCAGAGAGCGGTGGCTCTGACCCACAATCAGAACGCCGTCGGCAGAGTCCTCCGGCAGTACAAAGCTCTCGGCTGGGGAGACGCAG gcaaCAGCTCCTTCCatcagaaacagagagacatgCAGTACGTACAGATGATGAAGTCAAAATGGATGCTGAAGATGGGAATGAGCCACAACGCCACCAAGCAGAAGCACTTCAGGGTCCAAGTTATGTTCTAA
- the znf622 gene encoding zinc finger protein 622 isoform X1 has translation MSSYTCISCRVAFADGEVQRAHYKTDWHRYNLKRKVADMPPVTAENFQERVLAQRAAAEQQLNDATVAEGCAVCNKKFSSANAYQNHLQSHKHQQAEKQALLAAQRKVEKMNEKNLEKGLGDEKPDHDARNEALQRALKEQQRSSPAKQGTAQTSQGAKRPGTEKPEKPPRMMWLEEQAKRREREEGATAEEEDWEDVEEEEEDVDEMEDDDDEEDAEETMDQEEGDSAALSDPSPAALPGSIPVTDCLFCSHHSKSLMKNVAHMTKVHSFFLPDVEFLVDLKGLVRYLGEKIGAGNVCLWCNEKGRSFYSTEAVQSHMTDKSHCKLFTDGDAALEFADFYDFRSSYPDKKEAEDADMEDEELPDDKNLEYDDETLELTLPSGAKIGHRSLMRYYKQRFGNQRAVALTHNQNAVGRVLRQYKALGWGDAGNSSFHQKQRDMQYVQMMKSKWMLKMGMSHNATKQKHFRVQVMF, from the exons ATGTCCTCCTACACCTGCATCAGCTGCCGAGTGGCTTTCGCAGATGGCGAGGTCCAGCGAGCGCACTACAAAACCGACTGGCACCGCTACAACCTGAAGCGCAAGGTGGCCGACATGCCACCCGTCACCGCCGAAAACTTCCAGGAGCGCGTCTTGGCGCAGCGGGCCGCCGCCGAACAGCAGCTGAACGACGCGACGGTCGCCGAGGGCTGCGCCGTCTGCAACAAGAAGTTCTCCAGCGCCAACGCCTACCAGAACCACCTGCAGTCCCACAAACACCAGCAGGCAGAGAAGCAGGCTTTGCTCGCCGCCCAGAGGAAAGTGGAGAAGATGAACGAGAAGAACCTGGAGAAGGGACTCGGTGACGAGAAGCCAGACCACGACGCCAGGAACGAGGCCCTGCAGCGGGCCCTGAAAGAGCAGCAGAGGTCGAGCCCGGCCAAGCAAGGGACGGCCCAGACGTCACAAGGAGCGAAGAGGCCGGGGACGGAGAAACCGGAGAAACCTCCCAGGATGATGTGGCTGGAGGAGCAAGctaagaggagagagagagaagagggagccACAGCTGAGGAAG AAGACTGGGAGGAcgttgaggaggaggaggaggatgttgaCGAGATGGAGGACGACGACGACGAAGAAGATGCAGAGGAGACGATGGATCAGGAGGAAGGAGACTCTGCGGCTCTGTCGGACCCCTCGCCCGCCGCTCTGCCGGGCTCCATCCCCGTCACAGACTGCCTGTTCTGCTCCCACCACTCCAAGTCACTCATGAAGAACGTCGCCCACATGACCAAAGTCCACAGCTTCTTCCTCCCCGACGTGGAGTTCCTCGTCGACCTCAAAGGCCTCGTCCGTTACCTGG GAGAGAAAATCGGCGCTGGGAACGTGTGTTTATGGTGTAACGAGAAGGGACGTTCGTTTTACTCGACAGAAGCGGTACAGAGTCACATGACAGACAAAAGCCACTGTAAACTCTTCACAGACGGCGACGCTGCCCTGGAGTTCGCAGACTTCTACGACTTCAG GAGCAGCTACCCCGACAAGAAGGAGGCAGAGGATGCTGACATGGAGGACGAAGAGCTGCCTGACGACAAGAACCTGGAGTACGACGACGAAACGCTGGAGCTGACTCTCCCTTCAG GCGCAAAGATTGGCCATCGCTCCCTCATGAGATACTACAAGCAGCGGTTTGGAAATCAGAGAGCGGTGGCTCTGACCCACAATCAGAACGCCGTCGGCAGAGTCCTCCGGCAGTACAAAGCTCTCGGCTGGGGAGACGCAG gcaaCAGCTCCTTCCatcagaaacagagagacatgCAGTACGTACAGATGATGAAGTCAAAATGGATGCTGAAGATGGGAATGAGCCACAACGCCACCAAGCAGAAGCACTTCAGGGTCCAAGTTATGTTCTAA